From the Bubalus kerabau isolate K-KA32 ecotype Philippines breed swamp buffalo chromosome 2, PCC_UOA_SB_1v2, whole genome shotgun sequence genome, one window contains:
- the LOC129645027 gene encoding trefoil factor 3, with amino-acid sequence MEARTFWLLVVVVLALGSSSSTGQYVGLSANQCAVPAKDRVDCGYPEVTPEQCNNRGCCFDSSIHGVPWCFKPLQEAECTF; translated from the exons ATGGAGGCCAGAACATTctggctgctggtggtggtggtcctGGCCTTGGGGTCCTCCAGTTCGACCGGGCAGTATGTGGGTCTGT CGGCGAACCAGTGCGCGGTGCCAGCCAAGGACAGGGTGGACTGCGGCTACCCCGAGGTCACCCCCGAGCAGTGCAACAACCGCGGCTGCTGCTTCGACTCCAGCATCCACGGGGTGCCCTGGTGCTTCAAGCCCCTGCAGGAAGCAG AATGCACCTTCTGA